The nucleotide window GAGCACCGGATTGAAGTGCTGGGTGATGAAGGCATTAATCGGCGTGTTTCAGCTGAAGACTGGACGGAAGTGGTCGTCAAAATTCGGAACGGAATCAAACAGCAACGAATCGCTAAGGGATTGATTGATGCGATAGAGATATGTGGAGAGTTGCTTGAGCGGCGCGGCGTAGAAATCCAGCCTGACGATTCTGACGAACTATCCAATGAAGTACGCTTTTCGGATGACGAGTAAATGCACGCTGCGCTCCTGGCGCGTACTGGCCACCCTGATGCTCCTTGGGGTTTGGTATGGCATCGAGACGGTTGCACCAGTAGCAGCCCAGCCGGCTATTCCCACACTGACCGGGCGCGTAGTTGATCGGGCAAGCATCCTGAGTGAAGAGACGGAGCGTACAATAACAACCCTGCTTGCCCAACACGAAGATTCCACCTCTAATCAGATTGCTGTGCTCACCATTCCGTCACTTGAGGGAGGTAATCTGGAGTCGTATAGCCTGGATGTTGCTCGCACATGGGCATTGGGAAGTGCGGAGCGCAACAACGGGGTGTTGTTGTTAATTGCTTACAACGATCGCAAAATTCGAATTGAAGTAGGGTATGGACTTGAAGGGGACCTGCCTGATGTGCTGGCGCAGCGGATTATAGACTACGAGATGACGCCGGCTTTTCGAAATGGTGATTTCGATGGCGGCACACTGAACGGCGTGCGGTCCATTGTGGGTACGATCCAGGGGACCTATGCGCCGCCTGAGTCGTCGAGCAATGACATTGAAAACGCTCCGTGGTTTGTTCGGATTATCTTTGGTGTTATGTTCGTCGGCATGCCGGCATTTATGCTCTTCATGACCTCCTTTGCGCCGGGGTGCATGCGTTGGTTTATGATGCTGTTTTTTATACCGTTCTTTGCTGCCGGCGGGACCATTTTGGCGCCGCCGTATGGTGGTATCGTCATCACAGTTTTGATTCTGCTGGGATTCCTGTGGTTACAGTGGCAAATTCGTAACTCGCCGAAATGGGAGGCGGTACGCGATGCAATGGAAGAGGCCAAGAAAACAGGAAAGGCGGTACCTGTACAAATGGGAGGTTTCAGCTTTAACGTAG belongs to Bacteroidota bacterium and includes:
- a CDS encoding TPM domain-containing protein; amino-acid sequence: MKYAFRMTSKCTLRSWRVLATLMLLGVWYGIETVAPVAAQPAIPTLTGRVVDRASILSEETERTITTLLAQHEDSTSNQIAVLTIPSLEGGNLESYSLDVARTWALGSAERNNGVLLLIAYNDRKIRIEVGYGLEGDLPDVLAQRIIDYEMTPAFRNGDFDGGTLNGVRSIVGTIQGTYAPPESSSNDIENAPWFVRIIFGVMFVGMPAFMLFMTSFAPGCMRWFMMLFFIPFFAAGGTILAPPYGGIVITVLILLGFLWLQWQIRNSPKWEAVRDAMEEAKKTGKAVPVQMGGFSFNVGGTFSSSGGGYSGGGSSFSGGGGSFGGGGASGGW